From a region of the Panicum virgatum strain AP13 chromosome 2K, P.virgatum_v5, whole genome shotgun sequence genome:
- the LOC120695952 gene encoding lipase-like, which translates to MRKWVRAALMGALGAAELLLSAAVHLGYAFYIFGAAVAADVAASLVKRLMPAKDVAVASEDEAAALLDGAAPPIVLVHGIFGFGKGRLGGLSYFADAEDKDGRVLVPDLGAFTSVHDRARELFYYLKGGRVDYGEAHSAACGHARFGRAYARGHYPLWDEAHPVHLVGHSAGAQVARLLQQMLHDGAFEGHAAATSARWVLSVTSLSGALNGSTRAYIDGARPEDGGGRSLRPACLLQICRAGSVLYHWLDLPPWLKRYYDFGFDHFGMSRCLVGARGLADALVAGRRGPFATGDWIVPDLTIQGAARINARVRTFPGSFYFSYASRVPSGLLGIHPLLFLRALQMRRWRWPAGAPPPYEGYRDEDWEDNDGALNTFSMTHPRVPEEHPSEPVEEEEDGAGAGRPLRPGVWYYRIVEADHMAFVINRRRGGVQFDLVYDSIFRNCRSLCLPDRPATDAAPEAELTNPD; encoded by the exons ATGAGGAAGTGGGTGCGGGCGGCGCTGATGGGCGCGCTGGGCGCCGCCGAGCTGCTCCTCAGCGCGGCCGTCCACCTCGGCTACGCCTTCTACATCTTCggcgccgctgtcgccgccgacgtcgcAGCCTCCCTCGTGAAGCGCCTCATGCCCGCCAAGGATGTCGCCGTCGCGAGCGAGGACGAGGCCGCGGCCCTGCtcgacggcgccgcgccgccgatcgTGCTGGTGCACGGCATCTTCGGCTTCGGCAAAGGC AGGCTGGGAGGGCTCTCGTACTTCGCCGACGCGGAGGACAAGGACGGCCGCGTGCTGGTGCCGGACCTGGGCGCGTTCACCAGCGTCCACGACCGGGCCCGGGAGCTCTTCTACTACCTCAAGGGCGGGCGCGTCGACTACGGCGAGGCGCACAGCGCGGCGTGCGGCCACGCCCGGTTCGGGCGGGCCTACGCGCGCGGCCACTACCCGCTCTGGGACGAGGCCCACCCCGTGCACCTCGTCGGCCACTCCGCCGGTGCGCAGGTCGCCCGCCTCCTCCAGCAGATGCTCCACGACGGCGCGTTCGAGGGCcatgccgccgccacctccgcgcgcTGGGTGCTCAGCGTCAcctccctctccggcgcgcTCAACGGCAGCACGCGCGCGTACATCGACGGCGCGCGCCCCGAGGACGGCGGGGGCCGGTCGCTGCGCCCCGCGTGCCTCCTCCAGATCTGCCGCGCCGGCAGCGTGCTCTACCACTGGCTCGACCTCCCTCCCTGGCTCAAGCGCTACTACGACTTCGGCTTCGACCACTTCGGCATGTCGCGCTGCCTCGTCGGCGCCCGGGGGCTCGCCGACGCCCTGgtcgccggccggcggggccCGTTCGCGACGGGGGACTGGATCGTGCCGGACCTCACGATCCAGGGCGCGGCGAGGATCAACGCCCGGGTGCGCACGTTCCCGGGCTCCTTCTACTTCAGCTACGCCAGCCGTGTCCCGTCGGGGCTGCTGGGGATCCACCCGCTGCTCTTCCTCCGCGCCCTGCAGATGCGCCGCTGgcgctggccggccggcgcgccaccgccgtACGAGGGGTACCGGGACGAGGACTGGGAGGACAACGACGGCGCGCTCAACACCTTCTCCATGACGCACCCGCGGGTCCCCGAGGAGCACCCGAGCGagccggtggaggaggaggaggacggcgccggcgccggccgcccgctgCGGCCCGGCGTCTGGTACTACCGGATCGTGGAGGCGGACCACATGGCATTCGTCATcaaccgccgccgcgggggcgtGCAGTTCGACCTCGTCTACGACAGCATCTTCCGCAACTGCCGGAGTCTGTGCCTGCCGGACCGCCCCGCCACCGACGCCGCTCCGGAAGCAGAGCTGACGAATCCGGACTGA
- the LOC120669165 gene encoding spermidine synthase 1 isoform X2, with the protein MEAEAAAKRARETAEDAVAAGAGAGADSAAGAGEQAGISAVIPGWFSEISPMWPGEAHSLKVEKVLFQGKSDYQNVMVFQSSTYGKVLVLDGVIQVTERDECAYQEMITHLPLCSIKDPKKVLVIGGGDGGVLREVSRHSSVEQIDICEIDKMVVDVSKQFFPHLAVGFEDPRVSLHIGDGVAFLKNVPEGTYDAVIVDSSDPIGPAQELFEKPFFQSVARALRPGGVVCTQAESIWLHMHIIEDIVANCRQVFEGSVNYAWTTVPTYPSGVIGFMLCSTEGPAVDFQHPVFNIEEDEHSTKSKGPLKFYNSEIHTASFCLPSFAKRVIESKAN; encoded by the exons AtggaggccgaggcggcggccaaGAGGGCGCGGGAGACTGCGGAGGACGCcgtggcggcgggggcgggggcgggggccgaTTCGGCGGCCGGTGCCGGCGAGCAGGCGGGGATCTCCGCCGTCATCCCCGGATGGTTCTCCGAGATCAGCCCCATGTGGCCCG GTGAGGCGCACTCTTTGAAGGTGGAGAAGGTGCTGTTCCAAGGGAAGTCGGACTACCAAAATGTCATGGTTTTCCAG TCCTCTACGTACGGCAAGGTGCTGGTGCTGGATGGAGTGATCCAGGTTACTGAGAGGGATGAATGCGCATACCAAGAGATGATCACCCATCTCCCCCTTTGCTCCATCAAAGATCCCAAGAAG GTGTTAGTTataggaggaggagatggtggtgttctgCGTGAGGTTTCACGACATTCCTCTGTGGAACAAATTGACATTTGTGAAATTGACAAGATGGTGGTAGAT GTCTCCAAGCAATTTTTCCCTCATCTGGCTGTTGGATTTGAAGACCCTCGTGTGTCATTACACATTGGAGATG GCGTGGCCTTTTTGAAAAACGTTCCAGAGGGTACTTACGATGCAGTGATTGTCGATTCCTCTGATCCGATAG GTCCTGCTCAAGAGCTTTTTGAGAAGCCTTTCTTCCAGTCGGTGGCCAGGGCTTTACGTCCAGGTGGAGTTGTGTGCACCCAGGCAGAGAGCATTTGGCTACATATGCACATCATTGAAGACATTGTTGCCAATTGCCGCCAAGTTTTCGAAGGCTCAGTTAACTATGCTTGGACAACAGTACCTACATACCCTAG TGGTGTGATTGGCTTCATGCTTTGCTCCACCGAGGGGCCTGCTGTTGATTTCCAGCACCCTGTTTTTAACATTGAGGAGGATGAGCATTCTACGAAATCGAAAGGACCGCTGAAGTTCTACAACTCCGAG ATCCACACAGCATCATTTTGTTTGCCCTCTTTTGCGAAGAGGGTCATTGAGTCAAAGGCCAACTAG
- the LOC120695951 gene encoding protein ALP1-like: MRMPLFLHIVDELGKWSGYFTTRVDALGRQGLTALQKCTAAIRQLANGSAADHLDESLKIGETTSMEAMKYFVEGVIAVFGERYLRRPTKEDAERLLKIGERRGFPGMFGSIDCMHWQWERCPTAWKGQFTRGDQKVPTIILEAVASHDLWIWHAFFGVAGSNNDINVLQQSHLFMEELKGQAPRVQYMVNGNQYNTGYYLADGIYPEWAVFVKSISMPISDKDKLYAQEQEGKRKDIERAFGVLRRRWSVLKKPARLYDRGQLEKVVLACIVLHNMIVEDEKKVEDIEENLDLNEAPSIVTVQEPEFSPEDYVPFERVLQNEEDIRDRSAHIQLKKDLVEHIWNKHRRRRN, encoded by the coding sequence ATGCGAATGCCATTATTCCTACACATTGTCGATGAATTGGGCAAGTGGTCAGGATACTTCACTACAAGGGTGGATGCACTTGGTCGGCAAGGACTGACAGCACTACAAAAGTGCACGGCGGCTATTCGCCAATTAGCTAATGGTAGTGCGGCGGATCATCTAGATGAGTCTCTAAAGATTGGCGAGACTACTTCCATGGAGGCGATGAAGTACTTTGTTGAGGGTGTTATAGCTGTATTTGGTGAACGATATTTGAGACGCCCCACTAAGGAAGATGCTGAGCGTCTACTCAAGATTGGAGAGAGACGAGGTTTTCCTGGTATGTTTGGCAGTATTGATTGTATGCATTGGCAATGGGAGAGATGTCCAACTGCATGGAAGGGCCAATTCACTCGGGGTGATCAGAAAGTCCCAACGATAATTCTTGAGGCCGTGGCATCACATGATCTTTGGATTTGGCATGCATTCTTCGGAGTTGCAGGTTCTAACAATGATATAAATGTCCTGCAGCAGTCCCATCTATTTATGGAAGAACTAAAGGGACAAGCTCCAAGAGTACAATACATGGTTAATGGAAATCAATATAACACAGGTTACTATCTTGCGGATGGGATATACCCGGAATGGGCTGTTTTTGTGAAGTCAATATCCATGCCTATCTCCGACAAGGACAAGTTATATGCACAGGAACAAGAAGGAAAGAGAAAGGATATCGAACGCGCATTTGGAGTATTGCGTCGTCGATGGAGCGTCTTGAAAAAGCCAGCTCGCCTATACGATCGTGGTCAACTTGAGAAAGTGGTGCTAGCTTGTATCGTCCTTCACAATATGATTGTTGAAGATGAAAAAAAAGTAGAGGACATTGAAGAGAATCTTGATCTAAATGAAGCCCCTAGTATAGTGACCGTGCAAGAACCCGAATTCTCCCCCGAAGACTATGTTCCATTTGAAAGGGTGCTACAAAACGAAGAAGATATTCGAGATCGTTCGGCTCATATACAACTTAAGAAGGATTTGGTGGAGCACATTTGGAACAAGCACAGGCGCCGTCGAAATTAA
- the LOC120669165 gene encoding spermidine synthase 1 isoform X1, with translation MEAEAAAKRARETAEDAVAAGAGAGADSAAGAGEQAGISAVIPGWFSEISPMWPGEAHSLKVEKVLFQGKSDYQNVMVFQSSTYGKVLVLDGVIQVTERDECAYQEMITHLPLCSIKDPKKVLVIGGGDGGVLREVSRHSSVEQIDICEIDKMVVDVSKQFFPHLAVGFEDPRVSLHIGDVSVDDAGVAFLKNVPEGTYDAVIVDSSDPIGPAQELFEKPFFQSVARALRPGGVVCTQAESIWLHMHIIEDIVANCRQVFEGSVNYAWTTVPTYPSGVIGFMLCSTEGPAVDFQHPVFNIEEDEHSTKSKGPLKFYNSEIHTASFCLPSFAKRVIESKAN, from the exons AtggaggccgaggcggcggccaaGAGGGCGCGGGAGACTGCGGAGGACGCcgtggcggcgggggcgggggcgggggccgaTTCGGCGGCCGGTGCCGGCGAGCAGGCGGGGATCTCCGCCGTCATCCCCGGATGGTTCTCCGAGATCAGCCCCATGTGGCCCG GTGAGGCGCACTCTTTGAAGGTGGAGAAGGTGCTGTTCCAAGGGAAGTCGGACTACCAAAATGTCATGGTTTTCCAG TCCTCTACGTACGGCAAGGTGCTGGTGCTGGATGGAGTGATCCAGGTTACTGAGAGGGATGAATGCGCATACCAAGAGATGATCACCCATCTCCCCCTTTGCTCCATCAAAGATCCCAAGAAG GTGTTAGTTataggaggaggagatggtggtgttctgCGTGAGGTTTCACGACATTCCTCTGTGGAACAAATTGACATTTGTGAAATTGACAAGATGGTGGTAGAT GTCTCCAAGCAATTTTTCCCTCATCTGGCTGTTGGATTTGAAGACCCTCGTGTGTCATTACACATTGGAGATG TTTCTGTTGATGATGCAGGCGTGGCCTTTTTGAAAAACGTTCCAGAGGGTACTTACGATGCAGTGATTGTCGATTCCTCTGATCCGATAG GTCCTGCTCAAGAGCTTTTTGAGAAGCCTTTCTTCCAGTCGGTGGCCAGGGCTTTACGTCCAGGTGGAGTTGTGTGCACCCAGGCAGAGAGCATTTGGCTACATATGCACATCATTGAAGACATTGTTGCCAATTGCCGCCAAGTTTTCGAAGGCTCAGTTAACTATGCTTGGACAACAGTACCTACATACCCTAG TGGTGTGATTGGCTTCATGCTTTGCTCCACCGAGGGGCCTGCTGTTGATTTCCAGCACCCTGTTTTTAACATTGAGGAGGATGAGCATTCTACGAAATCGAAAGGACCGCTGAAGTTCTACAACTCCGAG ATCCACACAGCATCATTTTGTTTGCCCTCTTTTGCGAAGAGGGTCATTGAGTCAAAGGCCAACTAG